In the Synechococcus sp. UW179A genome, one interval contains:
- a CDS encoding uracil phosphoribosyltransferase produces MAKTLRVVVPPHPLIAHWLTMLRHEGTPPALFRTAMEELGRWLSYEAMRDWLPHRKDLVKTPLSSTEGTVVETAVPLLAVPMVPGGLHLWEGARQVLPSAELCLGGLPGTIEAQAGVVMFLDQIRHGDELIDLLQRLDQLGVEAPRLRVITALSASPGLKRIGESYPEITIHTACIDADLDEQERILPGIGDPLQRLGIRTAQPN; encoded by the coding sequence ATGGCCAAGACTCTCCGGGTGGTGGTACCGCCCCATCCCCTGATCGCCCACTGGCTGACCATGCTCAGGCATGAGGGAACTCCACCGGCTTTGTTCCGGACCGCCATGGAGGAGCTCGGACGCTGGCTCAGCTACGAAGCAATGCGTGACTGGCTGCCACATCGCAAGGATCTGGTGAAAACTCCACTTAGCAGCACGGAAGGAACCGTGGTTGAAACAGCGGTTCCATTACTGGCGGTTCCGATGGTCCCAGGTGGGCTCCACCTCTGGGAAGGTGCCCGCCAGGTGCTGCCCAGCGCCGAACTCTGCCTGGGAGGACTACCTGGAACCATTGAGGCTCAGGCCGGCGTGGTGATGTTTCTGGATCAGATCCGTCATGGTGATGAACTAATCGACCTGCTTCAGCGTCTCGACCAGCTGGGCGTAGAAGCGCCGCGGCTGCGTGTGATAACAGCACTCTCCGCCAGCCCTGGTCTGAAACGAATCGGTGAGTCGTACCCGGAGATCACAATCCACACAGCCTGCATCGATGCCGACCTCGATGAGCAAGAACGCATCCTTCCAGGTATCGGTGATCCCCTGCAAAGACTGGGAATCAGAACAGCTCAGCCGAACTAG
- a CDS encoding pentapeptide repeat-containing protein, whose amino-acid sequence MVLSAFLRSVSRRLIASFVCGLLVVTALVFAGDAAEAITAPELRGQRAVQDITADMHGRDLKEKEFLKADLREVNLSETDLRGAVINTSQLQGADLRGADLEDVVAFSSRFDGADLRDANFTNAMLMQSRFNDAEIEGTDFTNAVIDLPQLKALCGRATGVNSRSGLSTRESLGCR is encoded by the coding sequence ATGGTCTTGTCTGCTTTTCTCCGATCTGTCTCCCGCCGCTTGATCGCTTCGTTTGTCTGTGGCCTGCTTGTCGTCACTGCACTTGTGTTCGCTGGAGATGCTGCTGAAGCGATTACGGCTCCAGAGTTGCGGGGGCAACGGGCTGTTCAGGACATCACAGCCGACATGCATGGACGCGATCTCAAAGAGAAGGAATTCCTCAAAGCCGACTTACGTGAGGTGAATCTCAGCGAGACCGACTTGCGTGGTGCTGTGATCAATACCTCTCAGCTGCAGGGTGCTGATCTGCGGGGAGCTGATCTTGAGGATGTTGTGGCCTTCTCAAGCCGCTTTGACGGAGCTGACCTGCGCGATGCCAACTTCACCAACGCGATGCTGATGCAGAGTCGTTTCAACGATGCTGAAATCGAAGGAACGGATTTCACCAATGCTGTGATCGACCTTCCTCAGCTGAAAGCGTTGTGCGGCAGAGCCACGGGTGTTAACAGCCGCAGTGGTCTCAGTACTCGTGAATCGCTTGGATGTCGCTGA
- the cobW gene encoding cobalamin biosynthesis protein CobW, with protein MSLRLPVTVITGFLGAGKTTLLRHLLINSGQRLAVMVNEFGTVGLDGDLIRSCGFCPEEEVSGRLVELNNGCLCCTVQDDFLPTMEKLLQRSDQLDGIVVETSGLALPRPLLQALQWPSIRKRVHVNGVVTVVDGQALSGGSPVGNPEALERQRQEDPNLDHLTAIDDLFKDQLEAADLVLITRSDRLDSSELELVQHQIASKVRPGAGTFAISRGVVDPALVLGIDSHQCSSVEVSDQTGHEHHEHHEHHEHHEHHEHTHVEAISGQVRCEGSFSREELEQLLPEFVLNHGVIRLKGRVWLVGKSLPLQIQMVGPRLDSWFEVAPDHAWKPSGGTGIELVVIGFKADASQRLKGMLLSMISCVPQSL; from the coding sequence ATGTCTCTACGACTTCCTGTCACGGTTATCACCGGTTTCCTTGGTGCCGGCAAGACAACTCTTCTCCGTCATCTTCTGATTAACAGTGGTCAACGTTTGGCCGTGATGGTCAATGAATTTGGCACGGTCGGTCTCGATGGAGATCTGATTCGCAGCTGTGGTTTTTGCCCTGAAGAAGAGGTCAGCGGTCGGCTAGTAGAGCTCAACAACGGCTGCTTGTGCTGCACTGTTCAGGACGATTTCCTTCCCACAATGGAGAAATTGCTCCAGCGCTCTGATCAGCTTGATGGAATCGTCGTAGAGACAAGTGGTCTCGCTTTGCCCAGGCCTCTGTTACAAGCACTTCAGTGGCCTTCCATCCGTAAACGTGTGCATGTGAACGGTGTAGTCACTGTTGTGGATGGTCAAGCTCTCAGTGGTGGAAGCCCTGTTGGAAATCCCGAGGCTCTTGAGCGTCAGCGACAAGAAGATCCAAACCTTGATCACCTGACCGCCATCGATGACTTGTTCAAGGATCAGCTTGAGGCTGCTGACCTTGTGTTGATCACACGATCGGATCGGCTTGATTCATCCGAATTGGAGTTGGTGCAGCATCAAATTGCTTCAAAAGTGAGACCTGGAGCCGGTACTTTCGCTATCAGCCGCGGCGTTGTTGATCCAGCTTTGGTGCTTGGAATCGACTCGCACCAATGCTCATCTGTTGAAGTGTCTGATCAAACTGGCCATGAGCACCATGAGCACCATGAGCACCATGAGCACCATGAGCACCATGAGCACACCCATGTTGAAGCCATCAGTGGCCAGGTTCGATGCGAAGGCTCATTTTCCCGCGAAGAGCTTGAGCAGCTGCTACCTGAATTCGTACTGAACCATGGTGTGATCCGTCTTAAAGGTCGTGTTTGGCTGGTGGGCAAATCATTGCCATTGCAAATTCAGATGGTGGGACCTCGTTTAGACAGTTGGTTTGAAGTCGCACCTGATCACGCCTGGAAGCCCTCTGGTGGTACAGGAATTGAACTGGTTGTCATCGGCTTTAAAGCTGATGCTTCGCAGCGCTTGAAGGGAATGCTCCTATCAATGATTTCATGCGTTCCACAGTCACTCTGA
- a CDS encoding MliC family protein — MRSTVTLIALLVMALAVPSTLANSNLDPIVERGDSFRYRCEGGQTIRATYYSLNDRSLSFVRLQLPDGRRLTLPEVMSASGARFSSDQDVIWWIKGNSGFVQQRDEKGKWTVTLSSCVAEY; from the coding sequence ATGCGTTCCACAGTCACTCTGATTGCGTTGCTCGTCATGGCGTTAGCAGTGCCATCAACTCTGGCCAATAGCAATTTGGATCCAATTGTTGAGCGTGGAGACAGCTTTCGTTATCGATGTGAGGGTGGTCAAACAATCAGGGCGACGTACTACTCACTCAACGATCGTTCACTCAGCTTTGTGCGACTACAGCTGCCTGATGGTCGTCGTCTTACTCTGCCTGAAGTGATGTCTGCTAGCGGAGCGCGTTTTAGCTCCGATCAAGATGTCATTTGGTGGATTAAGGGTAATAGTGGTTTCGTTCAGCAGCGCGATGAAAAAGGCAAATGGACTGTCACTTTGAGCTCTTGCGTTGCCGAATATTAG
- a CDS encoding MFS transporter has translation MSDPLDIALSAAPLQRRVLTAYGIGDAGTGMATAIVGFYLFLFYTDIAGLPAWLAGTVLMVVRLWDVLSDQMIGWISDRTVNQKGPRIPWMLWSAAPLGVSMTLMWWVPPFMDPWRFLWFVLIASLFQATYSGVNLPYSALATELTVNVDWRTRLNSVRFTGSVLASLLGLLLGAFLTHRGSSGYLMLGFAAGLILIAGSLASAVGLAPAAARCRRPSSRRRPLLPQLRQLFANGFFRRVVAMYLLLWGALQLMQPVAIIFLSDCLHLPHSWSTGLLIPFQVSAMAGIWIWDQVSQRWSRLRALQIGGVGWILMCLIATLLPTFPDGSNVLNAVNRGPLAALLISLTLLGINAATAYLLPWAFLPDAVDAETDHPAGLITAFMVQVQKLGSAASVFVLGLMLSWSGYEASLGTQQPLSALRMIRVVMGWMPAILVLACLIIMRDWNRIQAQQIPGQNQVPQNI, from the coding sequence ATGAGCGATCCACTTGACATCGCTCTGTCAGCCGCGCCGTTGCAACGGCGTGTGCTGACGGCCTATGGCATTGGCGACGCAGGAACTGGCATGGCCACTGCCATTGTTGGATTCTACTTATTCCTGTTCTACACAGACATTGCAGGACTTCCTGCCTGGCTGGCAGGAACCGTCTTGATGGTAGTGCGGCTCTGGGATGTGCTTAGCGACCAGATGATTGGCTGGATTAGTGATCGAACCGTCAATCAGAAAGGACCGAGGATTCCCTGGATGCTCTGGAGCGCAGCTCCACTTGGCGTGTCCATGACGCTGATGTGGTGGGTCCCTCCCTTTATGGACCCTTGGCGGTTTCTATGGTTCGTACTCATCGCCAGTTTGTTTCAAGCGACCTACTCAGGAGTCAACCTGCCGTATTCGGCTCTTGCAACAGAACTCACCGTCAATGTGGACTGGCGCACACGCTTGAACAGCGTCAGGTTCACCGGTTCGGTGCTCGCCAGTTTGCTTGGACTTTTGCTGGGAGCTTTTCTGACCCATCGCGGCAGCTCCGGTTACCTGATGCTGGGTTTTGCAGCGGGTTTGATTTTGATCGCTGGGAGTTTGGCCAGCGCAGTTGGCCTTGCACCAGCAGCAGCACGCTGCCGAAGACCAAGTTCCAGAAGACGTCCTCTTTTGCCTCAATTGAGGCAACTTTTTGCCAACGGCTTTTTTCGACGCGTTGTGGCGATGTACCTGCTGCTTTGGGGGGCACTCCAGCTGATGCAGCCTGTCGCAATCATTTTTTTATCCGATTGTCTGCACCTACCCCACAGCTGGAGCACGGGCCTGCTGATCCCCTTTCAAGTCAGTGCCATGGCAGGAATCTGGATCTGGGATCAGGTGTCACAGCGTTGGAGTCGCCTGCGGGCTCTGCAGATCGGCGGAGTGGGATGGATCCTGATGTGTCTGATTGCCACTCTGCTACCCACATTCCCGGACGGATCAAACGTACTGAATGCCGTGAATCGAGGCCCTCTTGCTGCTCTTTTAATCAGCCTCACACTGCTGGGGATTAATGCAGCAACAGCCTATTTGCTGCCCTGGGCATTCCTTCCAGATGCCGTCGATGCTGAGACAGATCATCCAGCAGGATTGATCACCGCATTCATGGTGCAAGTCCAAAAACTTGGTAGCGCAGCTTCGGTCTTTGTTCTTGGTTTGATGTTGAGCTGGAGCGGCTACGAAGCCAGTCTGGGAACACAGCAACCGCTTTCGGCCCTGAGAATGATCCGCGTCGTGATGGGATGGATGCCAGCCATCTTGGTATTGGCCTGCTTGATCATCATGCGTGATTGGAATCGTATTCAAGCCCAACAGATCCCAGGCCAGAACCAAGTGCCGCAAAACATTTGA
- a CDS encoding isoprenylcysteine carboxylmethyltransferase family protein yields the protein MTDWKQAFTGWGLSWEGWINNRRGEWWLLAQLALITCHLIPGWPKPAFFGITWPHAAQLMGLITLAIGLSLAVQGFLTLGPSLSPLPDPKPGAVLITTGVYASCRHPLYRAVLVCSLGVVIALASLFHLLLFLALVSVLIGKARREERALLRVLPSYADYMKTTAAIVAHCPGLDWRRLEAS from the coding sequence GTGACCGACTGGAAACAAGCGTTCACAGGCTGGGGGCTGAGCTGGGAAGGATGGATCAACAACCGACGCGGTGAGTGGTGGTTGCTGGCGCAGCTGGCTCTGATCACCTGCCATCTGATACCCGGATGGCCCAAGCCTGCCTTCTTCGGGATCACCTGGCCTCATGCTGCTCAACTCATGGGCCTGATCACCCTGGCCATCGGTCTGAGCTTGGCCGTCCAGGGATTTCTAACGCTGGGGCCCAGCCTTTCTCCATTGCCAGATCCAAAACCGGGAGCCGTTCTGATCACAACAGGGGTCTACGCAAGCTGTAGGCATCCCCTCTATCGAGCGGTACTGGTCTGTTCTCTGGGAGTGGTGATCGCGTTAGCGAGCCTGTTCCATCTGCTGCTATTTCTCGCTCTGGTCTCTGTGCTTATAGGCAAGGCTCGACGCGAGGAACGCGCACTGCTTCGAGTGCTTCCCTCCTATGCGGACTACATGAAAACGACGGCAGCCATCGTTGCTCATTGCCCTGGCCTGGACTGGCGCCGACTCGAGGCCAGCTGA
- a CDS encoding SDR family NAD(P)-dependent oxidoreductase, with product MRTVVITGSNRGIGAAVARTLIKQGHQLCLAVRDPESLLGTDLDPGQAPARLMSCPYDARVPENAQRVVDATMSRFGCLDTLIHCAGILRHTPLLFSAEQQSEPDELWTVNVMGPWWLTRAAWPALVESGRGRIQVLVSMSGKRCKGTLAGYTASKFALMGLCQTMRNEGWEKGIRVTAVCPGWVNTQMAAGVKAMPPEQMTQPEDLASLCAHLLTLPSAAVPFECAVNASLER from the coding sequence ATGAGAACCGTTGTGATCACGGGTTCCAACCGGGGAATTGGAGCTGCGGTGGCTCGCACGCTGATCAAGCAGGGGCATCAGCTCTGCCTGGCAGTGCGGGATCCCGAGAGCTTGCTGGGAACTGATCTGGATCCAGGTCAAGCTCCCGCCCGCCTCATGTCATGCCCTTATGACGCTCGCGTTCCAGAGAATGCCCAACGGGTCGTCGATGCGACTATGAGCCGGTTTGGATGCCTTGACACGCTCATTCACTGCGCCGGCATCCTGCGTCATACGCCCTTGCTGTTCAGTGCGGAGCAACAGTCTGAACCGGATGAGCTCTGGACGGTGAACGTGATGGGTCCCTGGTGGTTGACCCGCGCTGCTTGGCCGGCACTTGTCGAGTCTGGCCGGGGGCGTATTCAGGTGCTGGTTTCGATGAGCGGCAAGCGCTGCAAAGGAACCCTCGCCGGTTATACCGCTAGCAAATTCGCACTGATGGGCCTCTGCCAGACCATGCGCAACGAGGGTTGGGAGAAGGGCATTCGCGTGACCGCCGTCTGTCCTGGCTGGGTCAATACCCAGATGGCCGCAGGGGTCAAGGCCATGCCTCCCGAGCAAATGACACAGCCTGAGGATTTGGCCAGCCTCTGCGCGCATCTGCTGACGCTGCCATCGGCGGCAGTCCCTTTTGAGTGCGCCGTTAATGCCTCGCTTGAGCGTTGA
- the purS gene encoding phosphoribosylformylglycinamidine synthase subunit PurS: MPRYQARVLVHLRPSVLDPAGEAARAAASRLGVDGVERLRIGKAVELELEASDEAEARRNLELLSDRLLANPVIENWTLELTQP, from the coding sequence GTGCCGCGTTACCAAGCCCGCGTTCTGGTGCACCTGCGCCCATCGGTTCTCGATCCAGCCGGTGAGGCTGCCAGGGCTGCCGCGTCCCGCCTTGGTGTGGATGGTGTGGAGCGACTGCGCATCGGTAAGGCTGTTGAGCTGGAGCTGGAGGCATCGGATGAGGCTGAAGCACGCCGAAACCTTGAGCTGCTCAGTGATCGGCTACTCGCCAATCCTGTGATCGAGAACTGGACTCTTGAGCTGACCCAGCCATGA
- the purQ gene encoding phosphoribosylformylglycinamidine synthase subunit PurQ: MTIGVVVFPGSNCDRDVRWATEGCLGMPTRYLWHEERDLSGLDAVVLPGGFSYGDYLRCGAIARFAPVLESLLSFASSGGRVLGICNGFQVLTELGLLPGALTRNRDLHFICEDTTLSVVSDRSPWLCSRGRGSQFSLPIAHGEGRYQCSDDTLKQLQDDDAIALQYCVNPNGSVGDIAGITNASGSVLGLMPHPERACDQQTGGTAGRAILEALLS; encoded by the coding sequence ATGACCATCGGGGTTGTCGTTTTCCCAGGATCGAACTGTGACCGTGATGTGCGTTGGGCTACCGAGGGCTGCCTGGGGATGCCCACGCGTTATCTCTGGCATGAGGAACGGGATCTGAGTGGCCTTGATGCGGTTGTTCTTCCCGGTGGCTTCAGTTACGGCGACTATCTGCGCTGTGGAGCGATTGCCAGGTTTGCTCCAGTCCTTGAATCACTGCTCAGTTTCGCCTCATCAGGAGGCCGGGTGCTGGGCATCTGCAATGGTTTCCAGGTGTTGACAGAACTTGGACTTCTGCCTGGAGCGCTCACCCGCAACCGGGATCTTCATTTCATCTGTGAAGACACCACTCTTTCTGTGGTGAGTGATCGCTCTCCATGGCTGTGCTCCCGTGGCCGTGGCAGTCAGTTTTCCTTGCCAATTGCCCACGGAGAAGGGCGTTACCAATGCAGCGATGACACGCTGAAGCAGCTTCAGGATGATGACGCCATCGCCCTGCAGTACTGCGTGAACCCCAATGGCTCTGTGGGCGATATCGCCGGCATCACCAATGCCTCCGGTTCGGTGCTCGGATTGATGCCCCATCCTGAGCGCGCCTGTGATCAACAGACCGGTGGCACTGCAGGTCGAGCCATCCTGGAAGCGCTGCTCTCCTGA
- a CDS encoding LD-carboxypeptidase, whose product MRRRSLLALALSAGSGVAVSFAGGHTKAASNSSQPPRPVPPLRPGSRLRAINPGTWMDPETDFTPLLQRCAAQGWVLEIPESVKGQWQWFSATDAQRRASIEEAWNDPSLSGVVYVGGGWGAARVLESGLRFPKRPFWSLGFSDSSALLLAQWQAGLLGAIHGSAWGVEEQWQRTVDLLSGRPTQPLQGRGLRGRLARGRLVVTNLTVATHLIGTRWFPSLKGAILVLEDVGEAPYRVDRMLTQWRSAGLFKGLAGVACGRFRWKEDDVLPGDFSMAEILEERLSDLGVPLVMDLPLGHGLPNMALPLGREALLNAQSGQLTLQA is encoded by the coding sequence ATGCGTCGTCGTTCTCTGTTGGCGCTGGCTCTCTCCGCCGGCTCGGGAGTTGCTGTGTCTTTTGCGGGAGGCCATACCAAAGCCGCCTCCAACTCAAGTCAACCTCCTCGGCCGGTTCCTCCCCTTCGCCCTGGTTCTCGGCTTAGAGCCATCAATCCAGGCACCTGGATGGATCCTGAAACAGATTTCACGCCATTGCTGCAGCGATGCGCCGCCCAAGGCTGGGTTCTTGAAATTCCAGAAAGCGTTAAAGGCCAGTGGCAATGGTTTTCCGCCACTGATGCTCAACGACGTGCGTCGATCGAGGAGGCCTGGAATGATCCCTCTCTCTCTGGTGTTGTTTATGTGGGAGGTGGCTGGGGTGCTGCGCGTGTGCTGGAGTCTGGACTGCGGTTTCCCAAGCGACCGTTCTGGTCTCTGGGATTTTCAGATAGCAGTGCCCTGCTGCTCGCGCAGTGGCAGGCCGGACTGCTAGGAGCCATCCATGGCTCTGCCTGGGGAGTGGAGGAACAGTGGCAGCGCACGGTTGACCTGCTGAGTGGACGACCGACGCAACCCCTCCAAGGACGAGGATTACGCGGTCGTTTGGCACGGGGGCGACTGGTCGTGACCAACCTCACAGTTGCCACCCATTTGATTGGCACCCGTTGGTTCCCCTCGCTTAAGGGAGCGATTCTGGTGCTGGAGGATGTGGGCGAAGCGCCCTATCGAGTCGATCGAATGCTCACCCAGTGGCGCAGCGCAGGTCTGTTCAAAGGTTTGGCTGGAGTGGCATGTGGTCGCTTTCGTTGGAAGGAAGACGACGTTCTGCCTGGAGATTTCTCTATGGCGGAAATCCTTGAGGAACGCCTGAGTGATCTCGGCGTGCCTCTGGTGATGGATCTTCCTCTTGGCCATGGTTTACCGAACATGGCACTTCCTCTGGGACGCGAAGCATTGCTCAATGCACAATCAGGACAACTCACACTGCAGGCCTGA
- a CDS encoding TMEM175 family protein produces MDGIENSISPAQRRSFERLINFTDAVVAIAITLQLLPLVDIKAANGESMWKLISDNSSQILAFWFSFLILSVLWIKHNQVFNSMRAFDGTIFWLNSFWMALIVFLPWPTALYGSLNDGQLTEPNGIGLFYWWTLALISGIGGLVAIHAWNKPELLEPSVLLERSENSGLKKYRGASFVTAFLLFGLVAEFSPQLVPYLSIGIIPMDLLLRKSSGRKSRKNHLSNSL; encoded by the coding sequence ATGGACGGCATCGAAAATTCAATCTCGCCTGCTCAGCGGCGATCATTCGAACGATTAATCAATTTCACAGATGCAGTCGTTGCAATTGCAATTACCCTTCAACTACTTCCACTAGTAGATATCAAAGCGGCGAATGGAGAATCAATGTGGAAACTAATCAGCGACAACTCATCTCAGATCTTAGCTTTTTGGTTTAGCTTTTTAATCCTTTCCGTACTCTGGATTAAGCACAATCAGGTCTTCAATTCGATGAGGGCTTTTGATGGAACAATTTTCTGGTTGAATTCATTTTGGATGGCATTGATTGTCTTTCTACCCTGGCCCACAGCACTCTACGGCTCTTTAAATGATGGTCAGCTGACTGAACCCAATGGGATTGGCCTTTTTTACTGGTGGACTCTCGCACTGATCAGCGGCATTGGAGGGCTTGTAGCAATCCATGCATGGAACAAGCCAGAGCTGCTAGAGCCGTCAGTACTCCTGGAGCGGAGTGAAAACTCAGGACTTAAAAAATATCGTGGTGCAAGCTTCGTTACCGCATTTCTATTATTTGGTCTTGTTGCTGAATTTTCGCCGCAGCTGGTTCCCTATTTGAGTATTGGGATTATTCCAATGGACTTGCTATTGAGAAAAAGTTCAGGACGCAAAAGCAGAAAGAATCATCTAAGCAACAGCCTCTGA
- the fba gene encoding class II fructose-bisphosphate aldolase (catalyzes the reversible aldol condensation of dihydroxyacetonephosphate and glyceraldehyde 3-phosphate in the Calvin cycle, glycolysis, and/or gluconeogenesis) — MALVPLRLLLDHAAENGYGIPAFNVNNLEQVQAIMEAADETDSPVILQASRGARSYAGEIFLRHLILAATETYPHIPVVMHQDHGNAPDTCYSAAINGFTSVMMDGSLEADAKTPASYDYNVAVTKQVVDFAHSVGVSVEGELGCLGSLETGKGEAEDGHGFEGELSKDMLLTDPAEAADFVAKTKCDALAIAIGTSHGAYKFTRKPTGEVLAISRIAEIHKAIPNTHLVMHGSSSVPQEWLEMINKHGGSIPETYGVPVEEIQEGIRNGVRKVNIDTDNRLAFTAAVREAAIADPANFDPRHFNKPARKYMKQVCLDRYQQFWAAGNASKIQQQSITYYAGLYAKGALDPKAAVAV; from the coding sequence ATGGCGCTCGTTCCGCTTCGGCTTTTGCTCGACCACGCTGCCGAAAACGGCTACGGCATCCCTGCATTCAATGTCAACAACCTTGAGCAGGTGCAGGCAATTATGGAAGCGGCCGACGAGACCGACAGTCCGGTCATCCTGCAGGCTTCCCGTGGCGCACGCAGCTATGCGGGCGAAATTTTTCTACGCCACCTGATCCTGGCCGCAACCGAAACCTATCCCCACATCCCAGTGGTGATGCACCAGGACCATGGCAATGCTCCTGACACTTGCTATTCGGCAGCGATTAATGGATTCACTTCCGTGATGATGGATGGATCGTTGGAAGCTGACGCCAAAACACCAGCCAGTTACGACTACAACGTTGCAGTTACGAAGCAAGTTGTTGATTTCGCCCACTCCGTTGGCGTGAGTGTCGAAGGAGAGCTGGGCTGCCTTGGCTCACTGGAGACCGGAAAAGGCGAGGCTGAAGATGGCCATGGCTTCGAGGGCGAACTCTCCAAGGACATGTTGCTCACCGATCCAGCAGAAGCCGCAGATTTCGTGGCCAAAACCAAGTGTGACGCTCTGGCCATCGCGATCGGGACCAGCCATGGTGCTTACAAATTCACCCGCAAACCCACGGGTGAAGTGCTGGCCATCAGCCGAATCGCCGAGATTCACAAGGCCATACCCAACACGCACCTTGTGATGCACGGATCTTCTTCAGTTCCCCAGGAGTGGCTGGAGATGATTAACAAGCATGGCGGTTCAATCCCAGAAACCTATGGAGTTCCTGTTGAGGAAATCCAGGAAGGGATTCGCAACGGTGTTCGCAAAGTGAACATCGATACCGACAATCGCCTTGCTTTCACTGCAGCCGTGCGCGAAGCCGCGATCGCTGATCCAGCCAATTTTGATCCCCGCCATTTCAACAAGCCTGCTCGCAAATACATGAAGCAGGTCTGCCTCGACCGCTATCAGCAGTTCTGGGCAGCAGGCAATGCCAGCAAGATTCAACAGCAGAGCATCACCTACTACGCAGGCCTCTACGCCAAGGGTGCACTGGATCCCAAAGCGGCCGTTGCTGTCTGA
- a CDS encoding class I fructose-bisphosphate aldolase, which produces MTLSDYSSELIATAQSLASPGKGILAVDESTKTIGKRLGSIGVENTEANRQAYRGMLFTTAGLGDFISGAILYEETLFQNHADGESMVSKLGKLGIIPGIKVDKGLRPLAGAGSVETLCTGLDGLVERAADYYAQGARFAKWRAVLQITSDGCPSPLSVRENAWGLARYARSVQESGLVPIVEPEILMDGDHTIETTARIQEHVIQEVYHACQANGVLLEGTLLKPSMTVQGADCSDKADPAKVAAMTVRTLERSVPASVPGIVFLSGGLSEEAASVYLNNMNTIERKAKWNLGFSYGRALQHSCLKGWAGTNLEAGQKALLARAQANSEASLGRYVPGSQPSSDEQLFVAGYTY; this is translated from the coding sequence ATGACACTGTCTGATTATTCCTCCGAACTGATTGCAACCGCGCAATCCCTCGCCTCACCTGGCAAGGGAATTCTCGCTGTGGATGAATCCACCAAGACCATTGGCAAGCGCCTGGGCTCCATCGGAGTTGAGAACACCGAAGCCAATCGTCAGGCTTATCGCGGGATGCTTTTCACCACAGCCGGTCTCGGAGACTTCATCAGCGGAGCCATTCTCTACGAAGAGACCCTCTTCCAAAACCATGCCGACGGCGAGTCGATGGTGAGCAAGCTTGGCAAGCTGGGCATCATTCCTGGCATCAAGGTCGACAAAGGCCTGCGCCCGCTCGCAGGCGCAGGCTCGGTCGAAACCCTTTGCACCGGACTGGACGGACTGGTCGAGCGTGCCGCTGACTATTACGCCCAAGGTGCGCGTTTCGCCAAATGGCGTGCTGTCTTGCAGATCACTTCAGACGGCTGCCCCTCGCCTTTGTCTGTCCGCGAGAACGCCTGGGGACTGGCTCGCTATGCCCGCTCAGTCCAGGAATCCGGCCTTGTTCCAATTGTGGAGCCCGAGATCCTGATGGATGGTGATCACACCATCGAAACCACGGCCCGAATTCAAGAGCACGTGATCCAAGAGGTGTACCACGCCTGTCAGGCCAACGGTGTTCTGCTGGAGGGGACCCTGCTGAAGCCTTCGATGACCGTGCAGGGTGCCGATTGCTCCGACAAGGCTGATCCAGCAAAAGTCGCTGCCATGACTGTGCGTACGCTTGAGCGCAGCGTCCCCGCAAGCGTCCCCGGCATTGTCTTCCTGTCCGGTGGCCTGAGCGAAGAAGCTGCTTCGGTTTACCTCAACAACATGAACACCATCGAGCGCAAGGCGAAGTGGAATCTGGGCTTCTCCTACGGAAGAGCACTCCAGCACTCCTGCCTGAAGGGATGGGCAGGCACGAATCTCGAAGCTGGCCAGAAAGCCCTGCTTGCACGAGCACAAGCCAACTCCGAGGCCTCACTCGGCCGCTACGTGCCTGGCTCACAGCCCTCCTCCGATGAGCAGCTCTTCGTAGCTGGCTACACCTACTGA